A genomic window from Caldicellulosiruptor kronotskyensis 2002 includes:
- a CDS encoding TM1266 family iron-only hydrogenase system putative regulator, with the protein MERRIGVIGIVIENRKEVSDKLNKVLSDHGEIIVGRMGIPYKERGLCVISLIVDGTTDEIGALTGKLGSLPGVKVKSALTK; encoded by the coding sequence TTGGAAAGGAGAATTGGCGTTATTGGAATTGTGATTGAAAACAGAAAAGAGGTATCAGACAAGCTCAACAAAGTCTTAAGCGATCATGGTGAAATTATTGTTGGCAGGATGGGTATACCATATAAAGAAAGAGGGCTTTGTGTAATCTCGCTCATAGTTGATGGAACAACTGATGAGATTGGCGCGCTCACAGGAAAGCTTGGTAGCTTGCCAGGTGTTAAAGTAAAAAGTGCTCTTACTAAATAA
- a CDS encoding YIP1 family protein has product MKVKVRTVKVELKSIKRSIVLIFAISLIFQIISTTKVYAYIIEDMREVPYYQYNYDVYQHEIPSAAGYYPEKTVRGEYIGSGSFKNPTDLYVDNNNTIYIMDSGNKRVVVCDKDFKLKKIIDKFFDSNGTIQLTEPDGIFVDKGGLIYICDKGSKLVWIFNQDGKLIRTIEKPVSDLKAAKKDFIPFKVVVDNAGIIYVLSLGSFEGAYMFDQNGNFLGFYGSNKVVVTWQLLIDRFWKSILTKEQKSSMVRYLPTECTSIDIAKDGFIYTCSNYTDVSEGEVRKLNYLGENILWYKKQGRTRDYGDISKYQGKELEDSYFIDIDVTDDGFINVLDYERGRIFQYDQNANLLFICGGKGDQVGTFKDPVAIDSIANDLVVLDKLKGTITVFKETKLGSLVHKATLLYNEGKYDDARHLWEQVHKMDFNFSLAHVGLGKALLRMDKYSDAMYYFRLANDKDGYSEAKEVLRNEFLKRNFGVIATTVIAIIVLLYVLIKRFRKPPTAQDIYTKKIDKYKYPLHVMLHPFRGFEELKEERKGSVIIATFIVFIFFVTMVINRQYTGFIFNPYRQDKINILSIFSSTIGIFFFWVLSNWMVSTLTEGEGKFGEIWVFSAYSLTPYIICTLLAVVMSQFMIAEEAMFINFVRLVGTLWLVICIFNAIKSVHQYTASKTIGTIALSVLGVGIILFIIVLMLTLFGQLIDFINNVYSEILLRM; this is encoded by the coding sequence ATGAAAGTAAAGGTGAGGACAGTGAAAGTTGAATTAAAAAGTATAAAGAGAAGTATAGTACTCATTTTTGCCATAAGCCTAATATTCCAAATAATAAGTACTACAAAAGTGTACGCATATATAATTGAAGATATGCGTGAAGTTCCATATTATCAATACAATTATGATGTATATCAGCATGAAATACCAAGCGCTGCTGGTTATTATCCAGAAAAAACCGTAAGAGGTGAATATATCGGTTCAGGCAGTTTTAAAAATCCAACAGATCTATATGTTGATAACAATAATACTATCTATATTATGGACAGTGGTAACAAGCGAGTAGTAGTCTGCGATAAAGACTTCAAACTTAAGAAAATTATAGATAAATTTTTCGATTCTAATGGAACTATTCAACTTACTGAACCAGATGGAATATTTGTTGATAAAGGTGGTTTAATTTACATATGTGACAAGGGTTCTAAACTGGTCTGGATATTCAACCAAGATGGCAAATTAATAAGAACCATAGAAAAGCCTGTATCAGACCTGAAAGCTGCTAAAAAAGATTTTATTCCATTTAAAGTTGTTGTTGATAATGCAGGGATTATTTATGTTCTTTCTTTGGGAAGTTTTGAAGGTGCTTATATGTTTGACCAAAATGGGAATTTTTTGGGGTTTTACGGGAGCAACAAAGTAGTTGTTACATGGCAGTTATTGATTGACAGGTTTTGGAAGAGTATTTTAACAAAAGAACAGAAAAGTTCTATGGTAAGATATTTACCAACAGAATGTACCAGCATCGACATAGCTAAGGATGGATTTATATATACCTGTTCAAATTACACTGATGTAAGCGAAGGTGAAGTAAGAAAATTAAACTATTTAGGCGAAAACATACTTTGGTATAAAAAGCAAGGCAGAACAAGAGACTATGGTGATATTTCAAAATATCAGGGGAAGGAGTTGGAAGATTCATATTTTATAGATATTGACGTGACTGATGATGGATTTATCAATGTACTTGATTATGAACGAGGACGAATTTTTCAGTATGATCAAAATGCGAATTTGCTATTCATATGTGGTGGGAAAGGTGATCAGGTAGGCACATTTAAAGATCCAGTGGCTATAGATAGTATAGCAAATGATTTAGTTGTTCTTGATAAGCTAAAAGGAACAATCACAGTTTTTAAAGAAACAAAATTAGGAAGCTTAGTACATAAAGCAACACTGCTATATAATGAAGGTAAGTACGATGATGCAAGGCATTTGTGGGAACAAGTTCACAAAATGGATTTCAATTTTTCACTTGCACATGTAGGTCTTGGCAAAGCACTTTTGAGGATGGATAAATATTCAGATGCGATGTATTATTTCAGGCTTGCAAATGATAAAGATGGTTATTCAGAGGCAAAAGAAGTTTTAAGAAATGAATTTTTAAAAAGAAATTTTGGGGTTATAGCAACAACTGTAATTGCTATAATAGTACTTTTATATGTATTAATAAAACGCTTTAGAAAGCCACCTACAGCTCAAGACATTTATACTAAAAAGATCGACAAGTATAAATATCCTTTACATGTAATGCTACATCCATTCAGAGGCTTTGAAGAATTAAAAGAAGAGAGGAAAGGTTCTGTTATAATTGCAACATTTATTGTGTTTATATTCTTTGTAACTATGGTCATAAATAGACAATACACAGGATTTATCTTTAATCCGTATAGACAAGATAAAATTAACATATTGTCAATATTCTCAAGTACAATTGGTATATTTTTCTTCTGGGTACTTTCTAACTGGATGGTATCCACTCTTACTGAGGGTGAAGGCAAGTTTGGAGAAATATGGGTATTTTCGGCATATTCTCTGACACCATATATTATTTGTACTCTTTTAGCAGTTGTTATGAGTCAATTCATGATTGCAGAAGAAGCAATGTTTATAAACTTTGTAAGACTTGTTGGCACCTTATGGCTTGTAATATGTATATTTAATGCAATAAAATCTGTTCATCAGTATACTGCTAGTAAAACTATAGGCACAATAGCTTTGAGCGTTTTGGGAGTAGGAATAATTCTTTTCATAATTGTATTAATGCTTACACTGTTTGGACAGTTAATAGACTTTATCAATAATGTGTACAGCGAGATACTCCTCAGGATGTAG
- the hydG gene encoding [FeFe] hydrogenase H-cluster radical SAM maturase HydG, whose product MFRKDEWERTEFINDQMVYDILEEGRKNVDRAEEIIEKALQLNGLEPQEVATLLYIEDKDLLEKLFKAARQVKERIYGKRIVLFAPLYISNFCVNNCRYCGYHRSNTKMKRRKLTMDEIRKEVEIIESLGHKRIALELGEDPKEAPIEYVIDAIKTIYSVYKEKGNIRRVNVNIAATTIEEYRMLKEAKIGTYVLFQETYHRPTYEYMHPEGPKSDYDWHTMAMDRAMQGGIDDVGLGVLFGLYDYKFEVVGLILHAKHLEERFGVGPHTISVPRIRPAEGVEVTKERYPYLVSDDEFKKIVAIIRLAVPYTGMILSTRERPGFREEVIDLGISQISAGSCTGVGGYTLEYEEKSTGNLDEDLAQFEVEDKRSPDEVIRTLCEEGYIPSYCTACYRRGRTGDLFMQYAKTGDIQDFCTPNALLTFMEYLEDYGSEKTKEVGRKIIYESLNQIKDEKMRKETEKRLEMIRQGVRDLYF is encoded by the coding sequence ATGTTTAGAAAAGATGAATGGGAAAGAACTGAGTTTATAAATGACCAGATGGTCTATGATATTCTTGAAGAAGGTAGAAAAAATGTTGACAGAGCAGAAGAAATAATTGAAAAAGCTTTGCAGTTAAATGGACTTGAGCCTCAGGAGGTTGCAACCCTTCTTTATATAGAGGACAAGGATCTTTTAGAAAAACTTTTTAAGGCGGCAAGACAGGTAAAAGAAAGGATTTATGGCAAGAGAATTGTGCTTTTTGCACCTCTTTACATCAGTAACTTTTGTGTAAACAACTGCCGCTACTGTGGTTATCACAGGTCAAATACCAAAATGAAAAGAAGAAAACTTACGATGGATGAGATACGAAAAGAGGTTGAAATAATTGAATCTCTTGGGCACAAAAGAATTGCTCTTGAGCTTGGCGAAGATCCAAAAGAAGCGCCAATTGAGTATGTCATAGATGCCATAAAAACCATATATTCTGTTTACAAGGAAAAAGGAAATATAAGAAGAGTAAATGTAAACATTGCAGCAACAACAATTGAAGAATATAGGATGCTGAAAGAAGCAAAAATAGGCACTTATGTACTTTTCCAGGAAACATACCACAGACCAACCTATGAATACATGCACCCCGAAGGGCCAAAATCAGATTACGACTGGCATACGATGGCAATGGACAGAGCAATGCAAGGTGGAATTGATGATGTTGGGCTTGGAGTACTATTTGGGCTTTATGACTATAAATTTGAGGTTGTTGGACTGATTTTACATGCAAAGCATCTTGAGGAAAGATTTGGAGTAGGACCACACACAATCTCTGTGCCAAGGATTAGACCTGCCGAGGGTGTTGAGGTGACAAAAGAAAGATATCCTTACCTTGTTTCTGATGATGAGTTTAAAAAGATTGTTGCAATAATAAGACTTGCTGTGCCCTACACTGGAATGATTTTATCTACCCGTGAAAGACCAGGTTTTAGAGAAGAGGTAATTGACCTTGGAATATCGCAGATAAGCGCTGGGTCCTGCACGGGTGTTGGTGGCTATACTCTTGAGTATGAAGAAAAATCCACGGGTAATTTAGATGAAGACCTTGCACAGTTTGAGGTTGAAGACAAAAGAAGTCCAGATGAGGTCATAAGAACGCTTTGCGAGGAGGGTTATATTCCAAGCTACTGTACAGCTTGTTACAGAAGAGGAAGAACTGGGGATTTATTTATGCAGTATGCCAAGACAGGTGACATTCAAGACTTCTGTACACCAAATGCGCTTTTGACTTTTATGGAGTATTTAGAGGATTATGGTTCTGAAAAGACAAAAGAGGTTGGGCGAAAAATTATATATGAGAGCTTGAATCAGATAAAAGATGAAAAAATGCGCAAAGAAACTGAAAAGAGGCTTGAGATGATAAGACAGGGTGTAAGAGATTTATATTTCTGA
- a CDS encoding carbohydrate ABC transporter permease, whose protein sequence is MLVWRKQNRSLGGNIVIFIILAVLGIFMALPLVYTIVNAFKPFDEIFIFPPRLYVRRPTLDNFVLLFQLATNMWVPFSRYVFNSLFICIVGTVGHIFIASLAAYPLAKHQFAAKRIINEIIVLALLFTPQVTYIPLYIIMSNLKLIDTYGALIFPAWQMTLGLFLMRQFMTQIPDALLEAAKIDGANEFLTWWRIVMPNVKPAWLTLMILSFQQLWNQTGGSFIFSESLKPLPTLMSQIAAAGIARAGVGAAVALVLMIPPIVLFIISQSSVMETMVNAGIK, encoded by the coding sequence ATGTTGGTGTGGAGAAAACAAAACAGAAGCCTTGGAGGGAATATAGTAATATTCATTATCTTAGCGGTACTGGGTATATTTATGGCATTACCGCTTGTTTATACGATAGTCAACGCATTTAAGCCATTTGATGAAATCTTTATTTTCCCCCCACGGCTATATGTACGGCGTCCTACACTTGATAACTTTGTCTTACTGTTTCAACTTGCAACAAACATGTGGGTACCTTTTTCAAGATATGTTTTCAACAGCTTATTTATATGCATTGTTGGCACAGTTGGTCATATTTTCATTGCATCGCTTGCTGCTTATCCGCTTGCCAAGCATCAATTTGCGGCAAAGAGGATTATAAATGAGATAATAGTTCTTGCACTGCTTTTTACACCGCAGGTTACATATATTCCTCTTTATATAATTATGTCTAACTTAAAGCTTATTGATACTTATGGAGCACTGATTTTTCCGGCTTGGCAAATGACTCTGGGGCTATTTCTAATGAGACAGTTCATGACCCAGATTCCAGATGCACTTTTAGAAGCTGCTAAAATTGATGGTGCAAATGAATTTTTGACATGGTGGCGTATAGTTATGCCAAATGTTAAGCCTGCGTGGCTGACGCTTATGATTTTATCATTTCAGCAGCTTTGGAACCAGACAGGTGGTTCGTTCATATTCAGTGAAAGTTTAAAGCCACTGCCTACTCTTATGTCACAAATAGCAGCAGCGGGTATTGCTCGTGCTGGAGTTGGTGCTGCTGTTGCGCTTGTGCTAATGATTCCACCAATTGTACTTTTTATAATATCGCAAAGTAGTGTTATGGAAACAATGGTAAATGCAGGAATTAAATAG
- a CDS encoding carbohydrate ABC transporter permease, whose translation MSLIEDIKKNKASYLMIAPYMLLFTIFTLIPVISSIFLSFTNYNMLQPPKWVGWSNYIRLFLNDKIFLKVLRNTLIFAFLTGPLSYFMSFFLAWFISEFNPKLRAFLTLVFYSPSLAGNVFFIWSFIFSGDVYGLINGWAMKLGIIDEPINWLQDPNYILWVIIIVQLWLSMGAGFLAFVAGFQNLDRELFEAGAIDGIKNRFQELWYITIPQMAPQLLFGAVMQIGASFGVSTVVMALGGLPTREYSADTVVTYLIDYGTVRFEMGYASAIAVVLFIAMLLTNKVITSVLRRYSFD comes from the coding sequence ATGAGCCTAATTGAAGACATAAAAAAGAATAAGGCAAGTTATTTAATGATAGCTCCATATATGTTATTATTTACGATATTCACATTAATTCCAGTTATAAGCTCTATATTTTTAAGTTTTACAAATTACAATATGCTTCAGCCACCTAAATGGGTTGGATGGTCAAATTATATAAGATTGTTTCTAAATGATAAAATATTTTTAAAGGTGCTCAGGAATACTCTAATATTTGCATTTTTGACAGGACCGCTTAGCTATTTTATGTCTTTTTTCCTTGCATGGTTTATAAGTGAGTTCAATCCGAAGTTGAGAGCATTTTTAACACTTGTATTTTATTCACCTTCACTTGCTGGAAATGTGTTTTTCATATGGTCGTTTATATTCAGTGGCGATGTTTATGGACTTATAAATGGATGGGCGATGAAACTTGGGATTATAGATGAGCCTATTAACTGGCTTCAGGACCCGAATTACATTTTATGGGTAATTATAATAGTTCAGCTTTGGCTTAGTATGGGGGCTGGATTTTTGGCATTTGTTGCAGGTTTTCAGAATCTTGATAGAGAACTATTTGAAGCAGGAGCAATTGACGGCATAAAAAACAGATTTCAAGAACTTTGGTACATCACAATTCCGCAGATGGCACCACAGCTTTTGTTTGGGGCTGTGATGCAAATAGGTGCATCATTTGGTGTTAGCACAGTTGTTATGGCACTTGGGGGACTGCCAACAAGGGAGTACAGTGCAGACACTGTTGTGACTTATCTTATTGACTATGGGACAGTCAGATTTGAAATGGGCTATGCTTCAGCAATTGCAGTTGTGCTTTTTATTGCTATGCTTTTGACTAACAAGGTTATTACGTCAGTTTTGAGAAGATATTCATTTGATTAG
- a CDS encoding tRNA1(Val) (adenine(37)-N6)-methyltransferase has product MLRKENLKIGNYCIYQDTDYFLYGTDAVVLSDFIQIKKNDVVVEFGTGNLIIPILLWAKGKKFKKLYALEIQKEVCDLAVLNRNINNLQDRIEVINADLKDALKIFGSEFANVVFTNPPYRKVNSGTINPNIKKAIARHEIMCTIEDVVKSAMQILKFGGRFYMVYRSDRLTDALYYLRLYKLEPSLIRFVHQNKEKESSLVLIEAKKGKQCSLVVDKPLFIDEMEYYLETQNDNEDETK; this is encoded by the coding sequence ATGCTCAGGAAGGAAAATTTGAAGATAGGAAACTATTGTATATACCAAGATACAGATTATTTTCTATACGGTACAGATGCTGTTGTGTTAAGCGATTTTATCCAGATAAAGAAAAATGACGTTGTAGTTGAATTTGGCACTGGTAATCTTATAATTCCAATTTTACTTTGGGCAAAAGGTAAAAAGTTCAAAAAGCTTTATGCACTTGAGATTCAAAAAGAGGTTTGTGACCTTGCTGTGTTAAACAGGAATATCAATAATCTTCAGGATAGGATTGAAGTGATTAATGCTGATTTAAAAGATGCTCTCAAAATTTTTGGTTCTGAGTTTGCAAATGTAGTATTTACAAATCCGCCTTACAGAAAAGTAAACAGTGGTACTATAAATCCCAATATTAAAAAAGCCATTGCAAGGCATGAAATTATGTGTACAATTGAAGATGTTGTCAAAAGCGCAATGCAGATTTTAAAATTTGGTGGGCGTTTTTATATGGTTTACAGAAGTGACAGGCTTACAGATGCTCTATACTATCTGCGACTTTATAAGTTAGAACCAAGCCTTATACGATTTGTTCACCAGAACAAGGAAAAAGAGTCTTCACTTGTGCTGATAGAGGCCAAAAAAGGTAAACAGTGTTCATTGGTGGTTGACAAGCCCCTGTTTATTGATGAAATGGAATATTACCTTGAGACGCAAAATGATAATGAGGATGAAACAAAATGA
- a CDS encoding AbrB/MazE/SpoVT family DNA-binding domain-containing protein yields the protein MKSTGVVRKVDELGRIVLPIELRRTLDIAEKDALEIFVDGDKIILRKYEPACIFCGNAKDVIYYKGKNICKDCMEELKKS from the coding sequence ATGAAATCAACAGGCGTTGTAAGAAAGGTTGACGAGCTTGGCAGAATAGTTCTTCCTATCGAGCTCAGAAGAACACTTGACATTGCTGAGAAGGATGCTCTTGAAATCTTTGTTGATGGTGACAAGATTATTTTGAGAAAATATGAACCAGCTTGCATTTTCTGCGGTAATGCAAAGGATGTTATCTACTACAAGGGCAAAAACATCTGCAAAGACTGCATGGAAGAACTCAAAAAGAGCTAA
- a CDS encoding extracellular solute-binding protein, whose protein sequence is MSGFLTILKRTKFVIVYLLVILLILLCKISAFASNEVPTLQDYLKKVGNVERPKRYIIIEAINYTSSSNASVRKLSQFYGQKDVLLWEKEGGWLEWSVNIPEDGFYNMALLYYPLPGKGLGIEFSVFIDGKIPYKEAQKVTFPRVWKDTTGIRKDKKGNDLRPKCDEQPQWQKIDFIDTEGFYNKALPFYFTKGEHKIRLISIREPIALKQLIIYNSEKLPTYEEYISKSREKISKNVFIKIQGENTYLKSDPILYPTYDRTDPATEPYHVSKIRLNTIGQWNWRYPGMWISWIFEVPKDGCYKIAIKARQNFVRGLSVHRKLYIDGKIPFKEAEDIEFPYSISWYMKTIGKKNQPYLIYLKKGVHELRLESTLGAFSEILSRVESTTIDLNNLYRKIIMITGTSPDLYRDYFLEEQIPGLVSTLKRLSNELEEEAAMFEKLAGQKGGEAEFLRRVALQLRSMAEDTDTIPGRLTSFRDNLSGLSSWLAYRRDQPLEIDYILITSPEEKLPSPTASIGNKIVNSIKAFLYSFVEDYNNVGEVYQGQKVIKVWVGGGRDQAQIIRDLINDSFTPQTGIKVNVSLVQAGLIEAILAGKGPDIVLTVSRAQPVNLAARGALVDLSKFKDFNEVKKRFAKTALVPYTYNGGVYGLPVTQDFYMMFYRKDILKELNIELPRTWDDMYKVIAKLQRYNLQVGLPYQRIDALEAIDAGLGARNLFPTLLLQFGGSFYDKTKTRTLLDRPEAVAAFKTWTDFYTKYNLPLIYDFYNRFRTGEMPLGIAPYTTYNLLSTAAPEIRNEWGMAPIPGVKKPNGEIDRSTGGSGTACIILKKSRNKKACWEFLKWWTSDEIQTQFGKELEMLMGTAARYNTANLRAFQRLPWNKEEIENLETQWKYVKEIEEVPGSYYITRSIDSAFSAVVYQGINPRESMWKYSKEINDELERKRIELSLNK, encoded by the coding sequence TTGTCTGGTTTTTTAACAATTCTGAAAAGGACAAAATTTGTCATTGTATATTTACTAGTCATATTACTCATATTGCTCTGTAAAATCTCAGCATTTGCTTCAAACGAAGTACCTACCCTTCAAGATTACCTAAAAAAAGTGGGAAATGTTGAAAGACCAAAAAGATATATTATAATTGAGGCAATTAATTACACAAGTTCAAGTAATGCAAGTGTCAGAAAATTATCACAATTCTATGGGCAAAAAGATGTGCTTTTATGGGAAAAAGAAGGTGGATGGTTAGAGTGGAGTGTAAATATTCCGGAAGATGGATTTTATAATATGGCTCTTCTCTATTATCCTTTGCCAGGTAAAGGGCTGGGTATAGAATTTAGCGTATTTATTGATGGAAAAATTCCTTATAAAGAAGCCCAAAAAGTTACATTTCCAAGAGTATGGAAGGATACAACAGGAATTAGGAAAGATAAAAAAGGTAATGATTTGAGACCAAAATGTGATGAACAACCGCAATGGCAAAAAATTGATTTTATAGATACTGAGGGTTTCTATAACAAAGCTTTACCGTTCTATTTTACGAAAGGCGAACATAAAATTAGACTTATAAGTATTAGAGAGCCTATCGCATTGAAGCAGTTGATTATATATAACAGTGAGAAATTACCAACCTATGAGGAATACATATCAAAAAGTCGTGAAAAAATTTCAAAAAATGTGTTTATAAAAATTCAAGGTGAGAATACATATCTAAAATCTGATCCAATACTATATCCTACTTATGATAGAACCGACCCTGCAACAGAGCCTTATCATGTTTCTAAAATAAGACTTAACACAATAGGTCAGTGGAATTGGCGTTATCCGGGGATGTGGATAAGTTGGATTTTTGAAGTTCCGAAGGATGGATGTTATAAAATTGCAATAAAAGCAAGACAGAATTTTGTCCGAGGGTTATCTGTTCACAGAAAGTTATATATTGACGGAAAAATTCCTTTCAAAGAAGCTGAGGATATTGAATTTCCATATAGTATTAGCTGGTATATGAAAACAATAGGCAAGAAAAATCAACCATATCTAATATATTTGAAAAAAGGTGTTCATGAATTAAGGTTGGAATCAACCCTGGGTGCTTTTTCAGAGATTTTGAGTAGAGTTGAAAGTACCACAATAGATTTAAACAATTTGTATAGAAAAATAATAATGATTACAGGCACATCACCTGACTTGTATCGTGACTATTTCCTTGAAGAGCAAATACCAGGGCTTGTCAGTACATTAAAAAGATTAAGCAATGAGCTGGAAGAAGAAGCTGCTATGTTTGAAAAACTTGCAGGGCAAAAAGGCGGAGAAGCTGAGTTTTTAAGAAGAGTTGCTCTTCAACTCAGGAGTATGGCTGAAGATACTGATACAATACCTGGAAGATTAACAAGTTTTAGAGACAATTTGAGTGGATTATCTTCGTGGCTTGCATATAGAAGAGATCAGCCATTAGAGATAGATTATATATTGATTACATCACCTGAGGAAAAGCTGCCCTCGCCGACAGCTTCTATTGGTAATAAGATTGTTAATTCAATAAAAGCATTTTTGTATTCCTTTGTTGAAGATTACAATAACGTAGGTGAAGTATATCAGGGACAAAAGGTTATTAAAGTTTGGGTTGGCGGTGGTCGCGATCAGGCGCAGATTATAAGAGATCTAATCAATGATTCATTTACACCACAGACAGGAATTAAAGTAAATGTTAGCCTGGTTCAAGCAGGATTAATTGAAGCAATACTTGCAGGAAAAGGTCCAGATATAGTTTTAACAGTTTCAAGGGCACAACCAGTTAATTTAGCCGCACGTGGTGCACTTGTTGATTTGAGCAAATTTAAAGATTTTAATGAAGTTAAAAAAAGGTTTGCTAAAACTGCTTTAGTTCCATATACGTATAATGGCGGTGTATATGGGCTTCCAGTTACTCAGGATTTTTATATGATGTTTTACAGAAAAGATATCTTAAAAGAGCTAAATATTGAATTGCCACGAACATGGGATGATATGTACAAAGTCATAGCAAAGCTTCAGAGATATAATCTTCAGGTTGGTCTTCCATATCAAAGGATTGACGCTCTTGAAGCAATTGATGCGGGGCTTGGTGCAAGAAATCTCTTTCCTACATTATTGCTTCAGTTTGGTGGAAGCTTTTATGACAAAACAAAAACACGAACACTATTGGATAGACCAGAAGCTGTAGCTGCATTTAAGACTTGGACAGATTTTTACACAAAGTACAATCTTCCTTTGATATATGACTTTTACAACAGATTCAGAACAGGTGAGATGCCACTTGGAATAGCACCATATACCACGTATAACCTGTTATCGACAGCTGCACCTGAAATTCGAAATGAATGGGGAATGGCACCAATACCTGGGGTAAAAAAGCCAAACGGTGAAATAGACCGTTCTACAGGTGGGTCAGGTACAGCATGTATAATATTAAAGAAAAGCAGAAATAAAAAAGCATGCTGGGAGTTTTTGAAATGGTGGACATCTGATGAAATTCAAACACAGTTTGGGAAAGAGCTTGAGATGCTGATGGGTACTGCTGCAAGATACAATACAGCAAATTTGAGAGCTTTTCAAAGACTTCCATGGAACAAAGAGGAGATAGAAAATTTAGAGACACAGTGGAAATATGTAAAAGAAATAGAGGAAGTACCAGGAAGTTATTACATTACAAGAAGTATAGACAGTGCATTTTCAGCTGTTGTTTATCAGGGGATAAATCCAAGAGAAAGTATGTGGAAATATTCAAAAGAAATCAACGATGAGCTTGAAAGAAAGAGGATAGAGCTTAGTTTGAATAAATAA
- a CDS encoding response regulator: protein MKVCIVDDAQFIRQILKEIFTSLGHHVIAEFSSASQLIEEIEDLKPDIITLDITMPDIDGLTATRIIKNILPNTYIIIISAISQPDIEKEAKRCGAFEFIKKPFSKLAIEHVLSQIKQEQSSKNGAIH from the coding sequence ATGAAGGTTTGTATTGTAGACGACGCTCAATTTATACGCCAAATTTTAAAAGAGATATTCACTTCACTTGGGCATCACGTTATTGCAGAATTTTCATCTGCATCACAGCTCATTGAAGAAATCGAAGATTTAAAGCCTGATATTATAACACTTGACATAACAATGCCAGACATTGACGGACTTACTGCAACAAGAATTATAAAGAATATTTTACCAAATACATATATCATAATAATTTCGGCAATCTCTCAGCCAGATATTGAAAAAGAAGCAAAAAGATGTGGTGCATTTGAATTCATCAAAAAGCCATTTTCAAAATTAGCAATTGAACATGTTTTGAGCCAAATCAAACAAGAACAGAGCAGTAAAAATGGGGCTATACATTAG
- the rsmI gene encoding 16S rRNA (cytidine(1402)-2'-O)-methyltransferase, producing MSGKLFIVGTPIGNLDDISKRAIDTLNSVDFIACEDTRVTIKLLNHFGIKKKLVSFHEFSPKEKEEKIIHELKSGKKIALVSDAGMPLISDPGYELVRRCIEEGIDVTVVPGPSAFVCALVLSGQNTYSFVFEGFLPKNKRAKREKLESLKYEKRTLIFYEAPHKLLDTLSQMAEIFGEEREISIVKEITKVHESVMLTNLSKAIEFFKQNPPKGEYVLVVRGYEDAKEKEQENNIELIREKLNEKLLQGFSKKEAARMVADELKLPKNKVYKIMVESNEFK from the coding sequence ATGAGTGGAAAGCTATTTATTGTTGGAACACCGATTGGAAATTTAGATGACATCTCAAAACGTGCTATAGACACTTTAAATTCGGTAGACTTTATTGCATGTGAAGATACACGGGTCACCATAAAGCTTTTGAACCATTTTGGAATAAAAAAGAAACTTGTTTCTTTTCATGAGTTCAGCCCAAAAGAAAAAGAAGAGAAAATTATACATGAGCTGAAAAGCGGCAAGAAGATTGCGCTTGTGTCTGATGCGGGAATGCCTCTTATTTCAGACCCTGGGTATGAGCTTGTTCGAAGGTGCATAGAAGAAGGTATAGATGTTACAGTGGTTCCAGGGCCTTCTGCTTTTGTATGTGCTTTAGTGCTCTCTGGTCAGAACACTTACAGTTTTGTGTTTGAAGGGTTTTTACCCAAAAATAAGAGAGCTAAGAGAGAAAAACTTGAAAGCTTAAAATATGAAAAAAGGACACTCATATTTTATGAAGCTCCTCACAAACTTTTAGATACTCTTTCTCAGATGGCTGAGATTTTTGGAGAAGAAAGAGAAATAAGCATTGTCAAAGAGATAACAAAAGTGCATGAAAGTGTTATGTTAACAAATCTTTCAAAAGCAATAGAGTTTTTTAAACAAAATCCTCCGAAAGGTGAATATGTGCTTGTTGTGAGAGGCTATGAAGATGCTAAAGAAAAAGAACAGGAAAACAATATTGAGTTAATAAGAGAAAAATTAAATGAAAAACTCTTGCAGGGATTTTCCAAAAAAGAGGCAGCAAGAATGGTTGCAGATGAGCTAAAGCTACCTAAGAACAAGGTGTACAAGATTATGGTGGAAAGTAATGAATTTAAATGA